A window of the Alnus glutinosa chromosome 4, dhAlnGlut1.1, whole genome shotgun sequence genome harbors these coding sequences:
- the LOC133867385 gene encoding laccase-14-like — protein sequence MSLIMKISVLQILALCILDGVLHCQGWARHTFLVQETPYTRLCSTKNILTVNGQFPGPTLHVNKGDTIVVEVHNKANYNITIHWHGVKQPRYPWSDGPEFITQCPIRPGQKFRQKIKLSSEEGTLWWHAHSDWSRATVYGAIVIHPKNGTSYPFPKPHAEVPIILGEWWKKGITELYNEFRESGQDPSVSDAYTINGQPGDLYPCSNSETFRFRVDYGKTYLLRIINAALQDILFFGIAKHKLTVVGTDASYTKPLKTDYIAISPGQTIDVLLEANQPLGDHDYYMAAKVYSSANGVEYDNTTATALLHYNVGNDNINPSSTPYLPNLPSYNDTNASANFTGSLRSLADDDHPVHVPLNISTPLIFTASVNIFACASNSTSCNGTRLAASMNNISFQLPSTDILSAYYYHIGGVYGDKFPSVPPLKFNFTADVLPAYLLTPKTGTEVKVIEYNSTVELVLQGTNLAAGTDHPMHIHGYSFYVVGWGFGNFDKDKDPLGYNLVDPPLQNTIAVPKNGWAAIRFKANNPGVWFMHCHLERHLSWGMDMTFIVKNGDHSDAQMLPPPPDMPRC from the exons ATGTCCCTAATCATGAAAATTTCGGTGCTGCAAATTTTGGCGCTTTGTATCCTGGATGGTGTCCTCCATTGCCAAGGTTGGGCTCGTCATACTTTTCTG GTGCAAGAGACTCCATACACAAGACTTTGTAGCACGAAAAACATCTTGACGGTAAATGGACAATTTCCTGGACCAACTCTACACGTTAACAAAGGAGATACTATCGTTGTTGAAGTTCATAACAAAGCCAATTATAACATCACCATCCACTG GCATGGAGTGAAACAACCAAGATATCCATGGTCGGATGGTCCTGAATTTATTACACAATGTCCAATCCGACCAGGACAAAAGTTTCGCCAGAAGATAAAACTTTCCTCAGAAGAAGGAACTCTCTGGTGGCACGCGCACAGTGACTGGTCACGGGCCACTGTTTATGGCGCTATAGTCATCCATCCCAAGAACGGAACTAGTTATCCTTTTCCCAAGCCTCATGCGGAAGTACCCATCATATTAG GAGAGTGGTGGAAGAAAGGTATAACGGAGTTATATAATGAATTTCGTGAAAGTGGGCAAGACCCCAGTGTGTCCGATGCATATACTATCAATGGTCAACCTGGAGATCTATATCCATGCTCAAATTCTG AAACTTTCAGATTCAGGGTGGACTATGGAAAGACATATCTACTCCGCATAATCAACGCTGCTCTTCAGGATATTCTCTTCTTTGGCATCGCCAAACATAAATTGACGGTCGTTGGAACAGACGCTAGCTACACCAAGCCACTGAAGACAGATTACATTGCAATATCACCTGGACAAACGATTGATGTCTTGTTAGAAGCAAACCAGCCGCTAGGTGATCATGACTATTACATGGCTGCTAAAGTTTATTCCAGCGCAAATGGGGTCGAATACGATAATACTACCGCCACTGCTCTTTTACACTACAACGTCGGAAACGACAATATTAATCCATCTTCAACACCCTACTTACCTAATCTTCCTTCCTACAATGACACAAATGCATCTGCTAACTTCACTGGAAGCCTTAGAAGTTTAGCTGATGATGATCATCCAGTTCATGTGCCTTTAAACATAAGCACACCACTCATATTTACCGCTTCTGTAAATATATTTGCATGTGCGAGTAATAGTACTTCATGTAATGGAACGCGGCTCGCTGCAAGCATGAACAACATAAGCTTTCAGTTGCCATCCACTGACATACTAAGTGCATATTATTACCATATTGGCGGCGTCTATGGGGACAAATTTCCAAGTGTACCACctttgaaatttaattttacAGCAGATGTTCTCCCAGCGTATCTACTGACGCCAAAAACAGGGACAGAAGTGAAAGTAATTGAATATAACTCAACGGTGGAGCTTGTTTTGCAAGGAACAAACTTGGCTGCAGGGACTGATCATCCCATGCACATACATGGGTATAGTTTTTACGTGGTTGGTTGGGGATTTGGGAATTTTGACAAAGACAAGGACCCTTTGGGATATAATCTTGTTGATCCTCCTCTTCAGAATACTATTGCTGTCCCTAAGAACGGCTGGGCTGCCATACGATTCAAAGCAAACAACCCAG GGGTGTGGTTCATGCACTGCCATTTAGAACGTCACCTGAGTTGGGGTATGGATATGACATTCATTGTTAAGAATGGGGATCACTCAGACGCGCAAATGCTGCCCCCACCACCAGACATGCCGCGATGTTGA
- the LOC133865230 gene encoding cytochrome P450 78A7-like: MELTSSMDWSWCLFALPVVVESQNLFCLVFFSIFIALFSVTFLTWAFSTGGFAWKDGRNQMGQVPIPGPRGLPLFGSLFSLSHGLAHRTLARMASSSSATQLMAFSLGSTPAVITSDPKIAREILTSPHFANRPIKQSAKTLMFTRAIGFVPNGTYWRLLRRIASAHLFASKRIAAHEAGRQIDCATMLRAIANEQSLHGLVSLRKHLQAAALNNIMGTVFGKRYNLTCENAEAGELHKIFREGFELLGSFNWSDYLPWLSYFYDPFHINERCSALVPRVRKLVKKIIDEHRHVGSSRLSDNSDFVHVLLSLEGDEKLEEDDMVAVLWEMIYRGSDTTALLTEWVMAELVLNNDAQHNLHHEIDFLVGNKNVTDADVAKLPYLQAVIKETLRLHPPGPLLSWARMSTSDVNLSNGMVVPANTTAMVNMWSVTHDPKVWEDPLVFKPERFLKSEGGADVDPRGGDLRLAPFGAGRRVCPGKNLGLVTVSLWVAKLVHQFKWVQDKANPVGLTEILKLSCEMKNPLFAVAVPRNGFAATQKNLGEE, encoded by the exons ATGGAGTTAACTTCTTCTATGGACTGGAGCTGGTGTCTGTTTGCACTCCCAGTTGTTGTGGAAAGCCAGAACTTGTTctgtttggttttcttttctatcttcaTAGCCCTTTTCTCAGTTACCTTTCTAACCTGGGCTTTCTCCACTGGAGGGTTTGCCTGGAAAGATGGCAGGAACCAAATGGGTCAGGTCCCGATTCCTGGACCTAGAGGCCTGCCTCTCTTTGGCAGTTTATTCAGCTTGAGCCACGGCTTGGCTCATCGAACTCTTGCTCGCATGGCTTCTTCTAGCAGTGCTACCCAGCTCATGGCTTTTAGCTTGGGCTCAACCCCTGCCGTTATCACCTCCGATCCCAAAATTGCTCGTGAAATCTTGACGTCTCCCCATTTCGCCAACCGCCCGATTAAGCAATCTGCTAAGACCCTGATGTTCACCAGGGCCATTGGGTTTGTGCCAAATGGAACATACTGGCGGCTCCTAAGAAGGATTGCATCAGCTCACCTATTTGCGTCGAAGCGCATTGCTGCTCACGAAGCTGGCCGCCAGATTGACTGCGCCACCATGTTGCGTGCCATCGCCAATGAGCAATCACTTCATGGTCTCGTTTCCTTACGAAAGCACCTTCAAGCTGCGGCGCTTAACAACATTATGGGGACCGTATTTGGAAAAAGATACAACCTCACGTGCGAAAATGCCGAGGCTGGAGAATTGCATAAGATTTTTAGAGAAGGGTTTGAGCTCTTAGGGTCTTTCAACTGGTCTGATTATCTCCCATGGCTCAGCTACTTTTACGACCCTTTTCATATCAACGAGCGCTGCTCAGCTCTTGTCCCTCGTGTCAGAAAGCttgtaaagaaaataatagaTGAGCACCGGCATGTTGGCTCGAGCCGGCTCTCTGATAATTCAGATTTTGTTCATGTTCTACTCTCTTTGGAAGGGGATGAGAAACTTGAAGAAGATGACATGGTGGCCGTCTTATGG GAAATGATCTACCGTGGTTCTGATACAACTGCACTTTTAACTGAGTGGGTCATGGCCGAGCTGGTTTTGAACAATGATGCGCAACACAATCTTCACCATGAAATTGACTTTCTTGTGGGAAACAAAAATGTCACAGATGCTGATGTGGCTAAATTGCCCTACCTTCAAGCTGTCATAAAAGAAACCCTACGTCTCCACCCACCTGGGCCCCTCCTCTCATGGGCCCGGATGTCCACGTCGGACGTCAACCTCAGTAACGGCATGGTGGTGCCCGCCAACACTACGGCCATGGTTAACATGTGGTCGGTTACCCATGACCCAAAAGTGTGGGAGGACCCTTTGGTGTTCAAGCCAGAGAGGTTCTTGAAGAGTGAAGGGGGTGCTGACGTGGACCCCAGGGGAGGGGACCTCAGGCTTGCACCCTTTGGGGCTGGTCGTAGGGTGTGTCCTGGCAAGAACCTAGGGCTCGTCACTGTAAGCCTTTGGGTGGCTAAGTTGGTGCACCAGTTCAAATGGGTTCAAGACAAGGCTAACCCAGTTGGCCTAACCGAGATCCTGAAGTTGTCTTGTGAGATGAAGAACCCTCTCTTTGCTGTGGCTGTTCCAAGGAATGGGTTTGCTGCGACTCAAAAAAATCTGGGTGAAGAATAA